The genomic stretch TCCTTTAGCGGATAAACTTTTAGCGGTAGGAGATATTTTATTAGTAAGAGGAAGCAGAAATAATTTACTTAATATTAAAGACGAAAGAGGGGTTGAAATTTTAGCTGATTATAAATTTAATTCAGATAACTTAGAGAAAGATAATAATAATAAAGAAGAAAAAATTGCCGAAGTTTTAATATTATCTAATTCTCGCTTAATTGGTTCAACTTTAAAAGATATACGTTTTCGTCAACGTTATAATTGTACAGTTTTAGCCATTAGAAGAGGACAAGAATTAATTAGAGAAAGACTCGGCAAAGTTTCCTTGAAATTTGGAGACTTACTATTAATTCAAGCACCTAAAGAAAGTTTTATTGGTTTACAAACTACCAGAGAATTATTAGTTTTGGAAGAAAAAAATAGAGATGGTTTACGACAAGATAAGGCTTTAATTGCTTTAGTTATTATTATTGGAGTTATTTTAATTTCTGCTTTAGATATTGTGCCTATTTTAGTAAGTAGTTTAGTCGGAGTAATTTTAATGGTAATTACAGGATGTCTTAAACCCGGTGAAATTTATGGGGCGGTGAGATGGGATATTATTTTTTTGTTAGCTGGGTTAATTCCCCTTGGCATCGCTATGGATAATTCTGGTACAAATCAATGGTTAGCAGATAACTTATTGGGGGTAGCGGGTAACTTATCAGGGTATTGGATTCTTGTGTTATTTTATTTTGCCACTTCCATGTTAACGGAGGTTTTATCTAATAATGCGGCAGTAGTTTTAATGATTCCCATTGCGGTAAAGATAGCTGAAAATTTGGGTTATGACGCCTTATCTTTTATGTATGTTGTCACCTTTGCTGCTTCTAATAGCTATTTAGCTCCGATCGGTTATCAAACAAATACAATGGTATATGCTCCTGGTGGTTATAAATTTTTAGACTATACTCGCATTGGCTTACCTCTTACTGTCACCTTAACTTTAATAACTCCCTTGTTGGTAATTAAAATTTTTGGTATTTAGCTTATGTTACCCAATATAAATGAAAATGTCTTATGTAAAATATGATTCTCAGCACCTCTTTGATAACTTTAGTAAATATTTAAAACTTTAAATAACTGAAATAGAAATACTACTGATTATTTTCTTCCCTTTAGTAAAAGTGAGCTTATTATATAATTTAAGTATCCAACAAAAATTATT from Geminocystis sp. NIES-3709 encodes the following:
- a CDS encoding SLC13 family permease: MDISPIFLTIIVLIVALIAFIAEWLPVDLTSLSVAVVLMVLGLVSPDEGISGFGNSATITVMAMFILSGGITKTGILNIVRDWLIKWGGKNPTRQILVMGTIVGSISAFINNTAVVAIFLPIVEQWSKQTKVSVSKLLIPLSYATVLGGMITVLGTSTNILASGVAVQLGYPAFSIFQFTALGLPVFIIGLIYLSLVAPKILPARKPAGGESLSEDYELNEYVSEMIIPPKSSLIGQTLRTSEIQRKFDLDILEIIRNDEHFPPPLADKLLAVGDILLVRGSRNNLLNIKDERGVEILADYKFNSDNLEKDNNNKEEKIAEVLILSNSRLIGSTLKDIRFRQRYNCTVLAIRRGQELIRERLGKVSLKFGDLLLIQAPKESFIGLQTTRELLVLEEKNRDGLRQDKALIALVIIIGVILISALDIVPILVSSLVGVILMVITGCLKPGEIYGAVRWDIIFLLAGLIPLGIAMDNSGTNQWLADNLLGVAGNLSGYWILVLFYFATSMLTEVLSNNAAVVLMIPIAVKIAENLGYDALSFMYVVTFAASNSYLAPIGYQTNTMVYAPGGYKFLDYTRIGLPLTVTLTLITPLLVIKIFGI